In a single window of the Syngnathus typhle isolate RoL2023-S1 ecotype Sweden linkage group LG19, RoL_Styp_1.0, whole genome shotgun sequence genome:
- the abi1a gene encoding abl interactor 1a isoform X10 produces MAELQMLLDEEIPAGKRALVESYQNLTRVADYCESNYVQAQDKRKALEETKAYTTQSLASVAYQINALANNVLQLLDIQASQLRRMESSINHISQTVDIHKEKVARREIGILTTNKNTARTHKIIAPANIERPVRYIRKPIDYAVLDDVGHGVKWMKAKHGNNQSIRAGTLSRTNPPTQKPPSPPMSGRGTLGRNASYKTLEPVKPPTVPNDYMTSPARLGNQHATQHSPGRTASLSQRQRTHSGSSGGSSSRENSGSSSGIGIPIAVPTPSIPNLGPAVAPGPGLGPAPMSQFGTISRQISRHNPANSSVSMVSATGTYRRAPSVTSQFSLQQQQQQMQQQQPHINGGTPAYSHNSISDTPTPPPPPPPDDLAMFDESPPPPPPPPVDYEEEDASVVHYNDPYADGDPHWAPKNYVEKVVAIYDYSKDKDDELSFMEGAIIYVMKKNDDGWYEGVSGGVTGLFPGNYVESIIHYAD; encoded by the exons ATGGCGGAACTACAAATGTTGCTCGACGAGGAGATCCCGGCCGGCAAGAGAGCGCTTGTCGAGAGTTACCAGAACCTAACCCGAGTCGCGGACTACTGTGAAAGCAATTATGTGCAG GCCCAGGACAAGAGGAAAGCTCTGGAGGAGACCAAAGCTTACACCACGCAGTCGCTGGCCAGCGTGGCCTACCAGATTAATGCCTTAGCCAACAACGTGCTGCAGCTGCTGGACATCCAGGCCTCGCAGCTGCGGCGCATGGAGTCCTCCATCAACCACATCTCGCAG ACAGTGGACATCCACAAAGAGAAGGTGGCGCGACGGGAGATTGGCATCCTGACGACCAACAAGAACACGGCGAGGACCCACAAGATCATTGCGCCAGCCAACATAGAACGCCCCGTGCGCTACATCAGGAAGCCCATCGACTACGCCGTACTGGACGACGTTGGACACGGAGTCAAg TGGATGAAAGCCAAG CACGGAAACAATCAGTCAATCCGAGCAGGAACCCTATCGCGGACCAACCCGCCTACGCAGAAACCACCCAGCCCGCCCATGTCGGGTCGCGGGACGCTTGG GCGCAACGCATCCTACAAAACTTTGGAGCCAGTGAAGCCCCCGACGGTGCCCAACGATTACATGACCAGCCCGGCCCGCCTGGGCAACCAGCACGCCACGCAGCACAGCCCTGGACGCACGGCCTCACTCAGCCAGAGgcagcgcacacacag CGGCAGCAGCGGGGGCAGCAGCAGCCGGGAgaacagcggcagcagcagtggCATCGGCATTCCCATCGCAGTACCTACACCCTCCATTCCCAACTTGGGACCAG CGGTGGCCCCCGGGCCTGGCCTGGGTCCCGCCCCGATGTCGCAGTTCGGCACCATCTCGCGACAGATTTCGCGGCACAACCCCGCCAACTCGTCCGTCTCCATGGTGTCGGCCACCGGCACCTACCGTCGGGCCCCTTCCGTCACCTCACAGTTCTCcttgcagcaacagcagcagcaaatgCAGCAACAGCAGCCTCATATTAACGGGGGCACGCCCGCTTACAGCCACAACTCAA TCTCCGACACCCCGACTCCGCCCCCGCCGCCACCCCCGGACGACCTGGCCATGTTCGACGAGTCCCCACCGCCGCCACCCCCTCCCCCGGTGGACTACGAGGAGGAGGATGCCTCAGTGGTGCATTACAACGACCCCTATGCCGACGGAGACCCCCATTGGGCACCCAAAAACTACGTCGAAAAAG TGGTGGCCATCTACGACTACAGCAAGGATAAAGATGACGAGCTGTCCTTCATGGAGGGCGCCATCATCTATGTGATGAAGAAGAACGACGACGGCTGGTACGAGGGCGTCAGCGGCGGCGTCACCGGCCTCTTCCCCGGCAACTATGTGGAAAGCATCATACACTATGCTGACTGA
- the abi1a gene encoding abl interactor 1a isoform X8, translated as MAELQMLLDEEIPAGKRALVESYQNLTRVADYCESNYVQAQDKRKALEETKAYTTQSLASVAYQINALANNVLQLLDIQASQLRRMESSINHISQTVDIHKEKVARREIGILTTNKNTARTHKIIAPANIERPVRYIRKPIDYAVLDDVGHGVKQHGNNQSIRAGTLSRTNPPTQKPPSPPMSGRGTLGRNASYKTLEPVKPPTVPNDYMTSPARLGNQHATQHSPGRTASLSQRQRTHSGSSGGSSSRENSGSSSGIGIPIAVPTPSIPNLGPAVAPGPGLGPAPMSQFGTISRQISRHNPANSSVSMVSATGTYRRAPSVTSQFSLQQQQQQMQQQQPHINGGTPAYSHNSMCVPPPPPPPMPQLTPQIPLTGFVARMQESISDTPTPPPPPPPDDLAMFDESPPPPPPPPVDYEEEDASVVHYNDPYADGDPHWAPKNYVEKVVAIYDYSKDKDDELSFMEGAIIYVMKKNDDGWYEGVSGGVTGLFPGNYVESIIHYAD; from the exons ATGGCGGAACTACAAATGTTGCTCGACGAGGAGATCCCGGCCGGCAAGAGAGCGCTTGTCGAGAGTTACCAGAACCTAACCCGAGTCGCGGACTACTGTGAAAGCAATTATGTGCAG GCCCAGGACAAGAGGAAAGCTCTGGAGGAGACCAAAGCTTACACCACGCAGTCGCTGGCCAGCGTGGCCTACCAGATTAATGCCTTAGCCAACAACGTGCTGCAGCTGCTGGACATCCAGGCCTCGCAGCTGCGGCGCATGGAGTCCTCCATCAACCACATCTCGCAG ACAGTGGACATCCACAAAGAGAAGGTGGCGCGACGGGAGATTGGCATCCTGACGACCAACAAGAACACGGCGAGGACCCACAAGATCATTGCGCCAGCCAACATAGAACGCCCCGTGCGCTACATCAGGAAGCCCATCGACTACGCCGTACTGGACGACGTTGGACACGGAGTCAAg CAGCACGGAAACAATCAGTCAATCCGAGCAGGAACCCTATCGCGGACCAACCCGCCTACGCAGAAACCACCCAGCCCGCCCATGTCGGGTCGCGGGACGCTTGG GCGCAACGCATCCTACAAAACTTTGGAGCCAGTGAAGCCCCCGACGGTGCCCAACGATTACATGACCAGCCCGGCCCGCCTGGGCAACCAGCACGCCACGCAGCACAGCCCTGGACGCACGGCCTCACTCAGCCAGAGgcagcgcacacacag CGGCAGCAGCGGGGGCAGCAGCAGCCGGGAgaacagcggcagcagcagtggCATCGGCATTCCCATCGCAGTACCTACACCCTCCATTCCCAACTTGGGACCAG CGGTGGCCCCCGGGCCTGGCCTGGGTCCCGCCCCGATGTCGCAGTTCGGCACCATCTCGCGACAGATTTCGCGGCACAACCCCGCCAACTCGTCCGTCTCCATGGTGTCGGCCACCGGCACCTACCGTCGGGCCCCTTCCGTCACCTCACAGTTCTCcttgcagcaacagcagcagcaaatgCAGCAACAGCAGCCTCATATTAACGGGGGCACGCCCGCTTACAGCCACAACTCAA TGTGCgtgcccccccctcctcctccccccatGCCCCAGCTGACGCCACAGATCCCCCTGACTGGCTTTGTGGCCAGGATGCAGGAGAGCA TCTCCGACACCCCGACTCCGCCCCCGCCGCCACCCCCGGACGACCTGGCCATGTTCGACGAGTCCCCACCGCCGCCACCCCCTCCCCCGGTGGACTACGAGGAGGAGGATGCCTCAGTGGTGCATTACAACGACCCCTATGCCGACGGAGACCCCCATTGGGCACCCAAAAACTACGTCGAAAAAG TGGTGGCCATCTACGACTACAGCAAGGATAAAGATGACGAGCTGTCCTTCATGGAGGGCGCCATCATCTATGTGATGAAGAAGAACGACGACGGCTGGTACGAGGGCGTCAGCGGCGGCGTCACCGGCCTCTTCCCCGGCAACTATGTGGAAAGCATCATACACTATGCTGACTGA
- the abi1a gene encoding abl interactor 1a isoform X9, producing MAELQMLLDEEIPAGKRALVESYQNLTRVADYCESNYVQAQDKRKALEETKAYTTQSLASVAYQINALANNVLQLLDIQASQLRRMESSINHISQTVDIHKEKVARREIGILTTNKNTARTHKIIAPANIERPVRYIRKPIDYAVLDDVGHGVKHGNNQSIRAGTLSRTNPPTQKPPSPPMSGRGTLGRNASYKTLEPVKPPTVPNDYMTSPARLGNQHATQHSPGRTASLSQRQRTHSGSSGGSSSRENSGSSSGIGIPIAVPTPSIPNLGPAVAPGPGLGPAPMSQFGTISRQISRHNPANSSVSMVSATGTYRRAPSVTSQFSLQQQQQQMQQQQPHINGGTPAYSHNSMCVPPPPPPPMPQLTPQIPLTGFVARMQESISDTPTPPPPPPPDDLAMFDESPPPPPPPPVDYEEEDASVVHYNDPYADGDPHWAPKNYVEKVVAIYDYSKDKDDELSFMEGAIIYVMKKNDDGWYEGVSGGVTGLFPGNYVESIIHYAD from the exons ATGGCGGAACTACAAATGTTGCTCGACGAGGAGATCCCGGCCGGCAAGAGAGCGCTTGTCGAGAGTTACCAGAACCTAACCCGAGTCGCGGACTACTGTGAAAGCAATTATGTGCAG GCCCAGGACAAGAGGAAAGCTCTGGAGGAGACCAAAGCTTACACCACGCAGTCGCTGGCCAGCGTGGCCTACCAGATTAATGCCTTAGCCAACAACGTGCTGCAGCTGCTGGACATCCAGGCCTCGCAGCTGCGGCGCATGGAGTCCTCCATCAACCACATCTCGCAG ACAGTGGACATCCACAAAGAGAAGGTGGCGCGACGGGAGATTGGCATCCTGACGACCAACAAGAACACGGCGAGGACCCACAAGATCATTGCGCCAGCCAACATAGAACGCCCCGTGCGCTACATCAGGAAGCCCATCGACTACGCCGTACTGGACGACGTTGGACACGGAGTCAAg CACGGAAACAATCAGTCAATCCGAGCAGGAACCCTATCGCGGACCAACCCGCCTACGCAGAAACCACCCAGCCCGCCCATGTCGGGTCGCGGGACGCTTGG GCGCAACGCATCCTACAAAACTTTGGAGCCAGTGAAGCCCCCGACGGTGCCCAACGATTACATGACCAGCCCGGCCCGCCTGGGCAACCAGCACGCCACGCAGCACAGCCCTGGACGCACGGCCTCACTCAGCCAGAGgcagcgcacacacag CGGCAGCAGCGGGGGCAGCAGCAGCCGGGAgaacagcggcagcagcagtggCATCGGCATTCCCATCGCAGTACCTACACCCTCCATTCCCAACTTGGGACCAG CGGTGGCCCCCGGGCCTGGCCTGGGTCCCGCCCCGATGTCGCAGTTCGGCACCATCTCGCGACAGATTTCGCGGCACAACCCCGCCAACTCGTCCGTCTCCATGGTGTCGGCCACCGGCACCTACCGTCGGGCCCCTTCCGTCACCTCACAGTTCTCcttgcagcaacagcagcagcaaatgCAGCAACAGCAGCCTCATATTAACGGGGGCACGCCCGCTTACAGCCACAACTCAA TGTGCgtgcccccccctcctcctccccccatGCCCCAGCTGACGCCACAGATCCCCCTGACTGGCTTTGTGGCCAGGATGCAGGAGAGCA TCTCCGACACCCCGACTCCGCCCCCGCCGCCACCCCCGGACGACCTGGCCATGTTCGACGAGTCCCCACCGCCGCCACCCCCTCCCCCGGTGGACTACGAGGAGGAGGATGCCTCAGTGGTGCATTACAACGACCCCTATGCCGACGGAGACCCCCATTGGGCACCCAAAAACTACGTCGAAAAAG TGGTGGCCATCTACGACTACAGCAAGGATAAAGATGACGAGCTGTCCTTCATGGAGGGCGCCATCATCTATGTGATGAAGAAGAACGACGACGGCTGGTACGAGGGCGTCAGCGGCGGCGTCACCGGCCTCTTCCCCGGCAACTATGTGGAAAGCATCATACACTATGCTGACTGA
- the abi1a gene encoding abl interactor 1a isoform X4: protein MAELQMLLDEEIPAGKRALVESYQNLTRVADYCESNYVQAQDKRKALEETKAYTTQSLASVAYQINALANNVLQLLDIQASQLRRMESSINHISQTVDIHKEKVARREIGILTTNKNTARTHKIIAPANIERPVRYIRKPIDYAVLDDVGHGVKHGNNQSIRAGTLSRTNPPTQKPPSPPMSGRGTLGRNASYKTLEPVKPPTVPNDYMTSPARLGNQHATQHSPGRTASLSQRQRTHSGSSGGSSSRENSGSSSGIGIPIAVPTPSIPNLGPVPFMTSPPGVPPPPPPPSGFGPPPPPPPPPPPIAVAPGPGLGPAPMSQFGTISRQISRHNPANSSVSMVSATGTYRRAPSVTSQFSLQQQQQQMQQQQPHINGGTPAYSHNSMCVPPPPPPPMPQLTPQIPLTGFVARMQESISDTPTPPPPPPPDDLAMFDESPPPPPPPPVDYEEEDASVVHYNDPYADGDPHWAPKNYVEKVVAIYDYSKDKDDELSFMEGAIIYVMKKNDDGWYEGVSGGVTGLFPGNYVESIIHYAD, encoded by the exons ATGGCGGAACTACAAATGTTGCTCGACGAGGAGATCCCGGCCGGCAAGAGAGCGCTTGTCGAGAGTTACCAGAACCTAACCCGAGTCGCGGACTACTGTGAAAGCAATTATGTGCAG GCCCAGGACAAGAGGAAAGCTCTGGAGGAGACCAAAGCTTACACCACGCAGTCGCTGGCCAGCGTGGCCTACCAGATTAATGCCTTAGCCAACAACGTGCTGCAGCTGCTGGACATCCAGGCCTCGCAGCTGCGGCGCATGGAGTCCTCCATCAACCACATCTCGCAG ACAGTGGACATCCACAAAGAGAAGGTGGCGCGACGGGAGATTGGCATCCTGACGACCAACAAGAACACGGCGAGGACCCACAAGATCATTGCGCCAGCCAACATAGAACGCCCCGTGCGCTACATCAGGAAGCCCATCGACTACGCCGTACTGGACGACGTTGGACACGGAGTCAAg CACGGAAACAATCAGTCAATCCGAGCAGGAACCCTATCGCGGACCAACCCGCCTACGCAGAAACCACCCAGCCCGCCCATGTCGGGTCGCGGGACGCTTGG GCGCAACGCATCCTACAAAACTTTGGAGCCAGTGAAGCCCCCGACGGTGCCCAACGATTACATGACCAGCCCGGCCCGCCTGGGCAACCAGCACGCCACGCAGCACAGCCCTGGACGCACGGCCTCACTCAGCCAGAGgcagcgcacacacag CGGCAGCAGCGGGGGCAGCAGCAGCCGGGAgaacagcggcagcagcagtggCATCGGCATTCCCATCGCAGTACCTACACCCTCCATTCCCAACTTGGGACCAG TCCCATTCATGACCTCGCCTCCGGGTgtgcctcctccgcctccccctCCGAGCGGGTTCGGtccaccaccaccgccgccaccacctCCTCCACCCATAG CGGTGGCCCCCGGGCCTGGCCTGGGTCCCGCCCCGATGTCGCAGTTCGGCACCATCTCGCGACAGATTTCGCGGCACAACCCCGCCAACTCGTCCGTCTCCATGGTGTCGGCCACCGGCACCTACCGTCGGGCCCCTTCCGTCACCTCACAGTTCTCcttgcagcaacagcagcagcaaatgCAGCAACAGCAGCCTCATATTAACGGGGGCACGCCCGCTTACAGCCACAACTCAA TGTGCgtgcccccccctcctcctccccccatGCCCCAGCTGACGCCACAGATCCCCCTGACTGGCTTTGTGGCCAGGATGCAGGAGAGCA TCTCCGACACCCCGACTCCGCCCCCGCCGCCACCCCCGGACGACCTGGCCATGTTCGACGAGTCCCCACCGCCGCCACCCCCTCCCCCGGTGGACTACGAGGAGGAGGATGCCTCAGTGGTGCATTACAACGACCCCTATGCCGACGGAGACCCCCATTGGGCACCCAAAAACTACGTCGAAAAAG TGGTGGCCATCTACGACTACAGCAAGGATAAAGATGACGAGCTGTCCTTCATGGAGGGCGCCATCATCTATGTGATGAAGAAGAACGACGACGGCTGGTACGAGGGCGTCAGCGGCGGCGTCACCGGCCTCTTCCCCGGCAACTATGTGGAAAGCATCATACACTATGCTGACTGA
- the abi1a gene encoding abl interactor 1a isoform X3 → MAELQMLLDEEIPAGKRALVESYQNLTRVADYCESNYVQAQDKRKALEETKAYTTQSLASVAYQINALANNVLQLLDIQASQLRRMESSINHISQTVDIHKEKVARREIGILTTNKNTARTHKIIAPANIERPVRYIRKPIDYAVLDDVGHGVKQHGNNQSIRAGTLSRTNPPTQKPPSPPMSGRGTLGRNASYKTLEPVKPPTVPNDYMTSPARLGNQHATQHSPGRTASLSQRQRTHSGSSGGSSSRENSGSSSGIGIPIAVPTPSIPNLGPVPFMTSPPGVPPPPPPPSGFGPPPPPPPPPPPIAVAPGPGLGPAPMSQFGTISRQISRHNPANSSVSMVSATGTYRRAPSVTSQFSLQQQQQQMQQQQPHINGGTPAYSHNSMCVPPPPPPPMPQLTPQIPLTGFVARMQESISDTPTPPPPPPPDDLAMFDESPPPPPPPPVDYEEEDASVVHYNDPYADGDPHWAPKNYVEKVVAIYDYSKDKDDELSFMEGAIIYVMKKNDDGWYEGVSGGVTGLFPGNYVESIIHYAD, encoded by the exons ATGGCGGAACTACAAATGTTGCTCGACGAGGAGATCCCGGCCGGCAAGAGAGCGCTTGTCGAGAGTTACCAGAACCTAACCCGAGTCGCGGACTACTGTGAAAGCAATTATGTGCAG GCCCAGGACAAGAGGAAAGCTCTGGAGGAGACCAAAGCTTACACCACGCAGTCGCTGGCCAGCGTGGCCTACCAGATTAATGCCTTAGCCAACAACGTGCTGCAGCTGCTGGACATCCAGGCCTCGCAGCTGCGGCGCATGGAGTCCTCCATCAACCACATCTCGCAG ACAGTGGACATCCACAAAGAGAAGGTGGCGCGACGGGAGATTGGCATCCTGACGACCAACAAGAACACGGCGAGGACCCACAAGATCATTGCGCCAGCCAACATAGAACGCCCCGTGCGCTACATCAGGAAGCCCATCGACTACGCCGTACTGGACGACGTTGGACACGGAGTCAAg CAGCACGGAAACAATCAGTCAATCCGAGCAGGAACCCTATCGCGGACCAACCCGCCTACGCAGAAACCACCCAGCCCGCCCATGTCGGGTCGCGGGACGCTTGG GCGCAACGCATCCTACAAAACTTTGGAGCCAGTGAAGCCCCCGACGGTGCCCAACGATTACATGACCAGCCCGGCCCGCCTGGGCAACCAGCACGCCACGCAGCACAGCCCTGGACGCACGGCCTCACTCAGCCAGAGgcagcgcacacacag CGGCAGCAGCGGGGGCAGCAGCAGCCGGGAgaacagcggcagcagcagtggCATCGGCATTCCCATCGCAGTACCTACACCCTCCATTCCCAACTTGGGACCAG TCCCATTCATGACCTCGCCTCCGGGTgtgcctcctccgcctccccctCCGAGCGGGTTCGGtccaccaccaccgccgccaccacctCCTCCACCCATAG CGGTGGCCCCCGGGCCTGGCCTGGGTCCCGCCCCGATGTCGCAGTTCGGCACCATCTCGCGACAGATTTCGCGGCACAACCCCGCCAACTCGTCCGTCTCCATGGTGTCGGCCACCGGCACCTACCGTCGGGCCCCTTCCGTCACCTCACAGTTCTCcttgcagcaacagcagcagcaaatgCAGCAACAGCAGCCTCATATTAACGGGGGCACGCCCGCTTACAGCCACAACTCAA TGTGCgtgcccccccctcctcctccccccatGCCCCAGCTGACGCCACAGATCCCCCTGACTGGCTTTGTGGCCAGGATGCAGGAGAGCA TCTCCGACACCCCGACTCCGCCCCCGCCGCCACCCCCGGACGACCTGGCCATGTTCGACGAGTCCCCACCGCCGCCACCCCCTCCCCCGGTGGACTACGAGGAGGAGGATGCCTCAGTGGTGCATTACAACGACCCCTATGCCGACGGAGACCCCCATTGGGCACCCAAAAACTACGTCGAAAAAG TGGTGGCCATCTACGACTACAGCAAGGATAAAGATGACGAGCTGTCCTTCATGGAGGGCGCCATCATCTATGTGATGAAGAAGAACGACGACGGCTGGTACGAGGGCGTCAGCGGCGGCGTCACCGGCCTCTTCCCCGGCAACTATGTGGAAAGCATCATACACTATGCTGACTGA
- the abi1a gene encoding abl interactor 1a isoform X7: MAELQMLLDEEIPAGKRALVESYQNLTRVADYCESNYVQAQDKRKALEETKAYTTQSLASVAYQINALANNVLQLLDIQASQLRRMESSINHISQTVDIHKEKVARREIGILTTNKNTARTHKIIAPANIERPVRYIRKPIDYAVLDDVGHGVKWMKAKHGNNQSIRAGTLSRTNPPTQKPPSPPMSGRGTLGRNASYKTLEPVKPPTVPNDYMTSPARLGNQHATQHSPGRTASLSQRQRTHSGSSGGSSSRENSGSSSGIGIPIAVPTPSIPNLGPAVAPGPGLGPAPMSQFGTISRQISRHNPANSSVSMVSATGTYRRAPSVTSQFSLQQQQQQMQQQQPHINGGTPAYSHNSMCVPPPPPPPMPQLTPQIPLTGFVARMQESISDTPTPPPPPPPDDLAMFDESPPPPPPPPVDYEEEDASVVHYNDPYADGDPHWAPKNYVEKVVAIYDYSKDKDDELSFMEGAIIYVMKKNDDGWYEGVSGGVTGLFPGNYVESIIHYAD; the protein is encoded by the exons ATGGCGGAACTACAAATGTTGCTCGACGAGGAGATCCCGGCCGGCAAGAGAGCGCTTGTCGAGAGTTACCAGAACCTAACCCGAGTCGCGGACTACTGTGAAAGCAATTATGTGCAG GCCCAGGACAAGAGGAAAGCTCTGGAGGAGACCAAAGCTTACACCACGCAGTCGCTGGCCAGCGTGGCCTACCAGATTAATGCCTTAGCCAACAACGTGCTGCAGCTGCTGGACATCCAGGCCTCGCAGCTGCGGCGCATGGAGTCCTCCATCAACCACATCTCGCAG ACAGTGGACATCCACAAAGAGAAGGTGGCGCGACGGGAGATTGGCATCCTGACGACCAACAAGAACACGGCGAGGACCCACAAGATCATTGCGCCAGCCAACATAGAACGCCCCGTGCGCTACATCAGGAAGCCCATCGACTACGCCGTACTGGACGACGTTGGACACGGAGTCAAg TGGATGAAAGCCAAG CACGGAAACAATCAGTCAATCCGAGCAGGAACCCTATCGCGGACCAACCCGCCTACGCAGAAACCACCCAGCCCGCCCATGTCGGGTCGCGGGACGCTTGG GCGCAACGCATCCTACAAAACTTTGGAGCCAGTGAAGCCCCCGACGGTGCCCAACGATTACATGACCAGCCCGGCCCGCCTGGGCAACCAGCACGCCACGCAGCACAGCCCTGGACGCACGGCCTCACTCAGCCAGAGgcagcgcacacacag CGGCAGCAGCGGGGGCAGCAGCAGCCGGGAgaacagcggcagcagcagtggCATCGGCATTCCCATCGCAGTACCTACACCCTCCATTCCCAACTTGGGACCAG CGGTGGCCCCCGGGCCTGGCCTGGGTCCCGCCCCGATGTCGCAGTTCGGCACCATCTCGCGACAGATTTCGCGGCACAACCCCGCCAACTCGTCCGTCTCCATGGTGTCGGCCACCGGCACCTACCGTCGGGCCCCTTCCGTCACCTCACAGTTCTCcttgcagcaacagcagcagcaaatgCAGCAACAGCAGCCTCATATTAACGGGGGCACGCCCGCTTACAGCCACAACTCAA TGTGCgtgcccccccctcctcctccccccatGCCCCAGCTGACGCCACAGATCCCCCTGACTGGCTTTGTGGCCAGGATGCAGGAGAGCA TCTCCGACACCCCGACTCCGCCCCCGCCGCCACCCCCGGACGACCTGGCCATGTTCGACGAGTCCCCACCGCCGCCACCCCCTCCCCCGGTGGACTACGAGGAGGAGGATGCCTCAGTGGTGCATTACAACGACCCCTATGCCGACGGAGACCCCCATTGGGCACCCAAAAACTACGTCGAAAAAG TGGTGGCCATCTACGACTACAGCAAGGATAAAGATGACGAGCTGTCCTTCATGGAGGGCGCCATCATCTATGTGATGAAGAAGAACGACGACGGCTGGTACGAGGGCGTCAGCGGCGGCGTCACCGGCCTCTTCCCCGGCAACTATGTGGAAAGCATCATACACTATGCTGACTGA
- the abi1a gene encoding abl interactor 1a isoform X1, with translation MAELQMLLDEEIPAGKRALVESYQNLTRVADYCESNYVQAQDKRKALEETKAYTTQSLASVAYQINALANNVLQLLDIQASQLRRMESSINHISQTVDIHKEKVARREIGILTTNKNTARTHKIIAPANIERPVRYIRKPIDYAVLDDVGHGVKWMKAKQHGNNQSIRAGTLSRTNPPTQKPPSPPMSGRGTLGRNASYKTLEPVKPPTVPNDYMTSPARLGNQHATQHSPGRTASLSQRQRTHSGSSGGSSSRENSGSSSGIGIPIAVPTPSIPNLGPVPFMTSPPGVPPPPPPPSGFGPPPPPPPPPPPIAVAPGPGLGPAPMSQFGTISRQISRHNPANSSVSMVSATGTYRRAPSVTSQFSLQQQQQQMQQQQPHINGGTPAYSHNSMCVPPPPPPPMPQLTPQIPLTGFVARMQESISDTPTPPPPPPPDDLAMFDESPPPPPPPPVDYEEEDASVVHYNDPYADGDPHWAPKNYVEKVVAIYDYSKDKDDELSFMEGAIIYVMKKNDDGWYEGVSGGVTGLFPGNYVESIIHYAD, from the exons ATGGCGGAACTACAAATGTTGCTCGACGAGGAGATCCCGGCCGGCAAGAGAGCGCTTGTCGAGAGTTACCAGAACCTAACCCGAGTCGCGGACTACTGTGAAAGCAATTATGTGCAG GCCCAGGACAAGAGGAAAGCTCTGGAGGAGACCAAAGCTTACACCACGCAGTCGCTGGCCAGCGTGGCCTACCAGATTAATGCCTTAGCCAACAACGTGCTGCAGCTGCTGGACATCCAGGCCTCGCAGCTGCGGCGCATGGAGTCCTCCATCAACCACATCTCGCAG ACAGTGGACATCCACAAAGAGAAGGTGGCGCGACGGGAGATTGGCATCCTGACGACCAACAAGAACACGGCGAGGACCCACAAGATCATTGCGCCAGCCAACATAGAACGCCCCGTGCGCTACATCAGGAAGCCCATCGACTACGCCGTACTGGACGACGTTGGACACGGAGTCAAg TGGATGAAAGCCAAG CAGCACGGAAACAATCAGTCAATCCGAGCAGGAACCCTATCGCGGACCAACCCGCCTACGCAGAAACCACCCAGCCCGCCCATGTCGGGTCGCGGGACGCTTGG GCGCAACGCATCCTACAAAACTTTGGAGCCAGTGAAGCCCCCGACGGTGCCCAACGATTACATGACCAGCCCGGCCCGCCTGGGCAACCAGCACGCCACGCAGCACAGCCCTGGACGCACGGCCTCACTCAGCCAGAGgcagcgcacacacag CGGCAGCAGCGGGGGCAGCAGCAGCCGGGAgaacagcggcagcagcagtggCATCGGCATTCCCATCGCAGTACCTACACCCTCCATTCCCAACTTGGGACCAG TCCCATTCATGACCTCGCCTCCGGGTgtgcctcctccgcctccccctCCGAGCGGGTTCGGtccaccaccaccgccgccaccacctCCTCCACCCATAG CGGTGGCCCCCGGGCCTGGCCTGGGTCCCGCCCCGATGTCGCAGTTCGGCACCATCTCGCGACAGATTTCGCGGCACAACCCCGCCAACTCGTCCGTCTCCATGGTGTCGGCCACCGGCACCTACCGTCGGGCCCCTTCCGTCACCTCACAGTTCTCcttgcagcaacagcagcagcaaatgCAGCAACAGCAGCCTCATATTAACGGGGGCACGCCCGCTTACAGCCACAACTCAA TGTGCgtgcccccccctcctcctccccccatGCCCCAGCTGACGCCACAGATCCCCCTGACTGGCTTTGTGGCCAGGATGCAGGAGAGCA TCTCCGACACCCCGACTCCGCCCCCGCCGCCACCCCCGGACGACCTGGCCATGTTCGACGAGTCCCCACCGCCGCCACCCCCTCCCCCGGTGGACTACGAGGAGGAGGATGCCTCAGTGGTGCATTACAACGACCCCTATGCCGACGGAGACCCCCATTGGGCACCCAAAAACTACGTCGAAAAAG TGGTGGCCATCTACGACTACAGCAAGGATAAAGATGACGAGCTGTCCTTCATGGAGGGCGCCATCATCTATGTGATGAAGAAGAACGACGACGGCTGGTACGAGGGCGTCAGCGGCGGCGTCACCGGCCTCTTCCCCGGCAACTATGTGGAAAGCATCATACACTATGCTGACTGA